In Candidatus Obscuribacterales bacterium, the DNA window ACCAGCGTCGAACCTTCCGGGGCAGTTCCCTGCGAACCCGCTGACCGGTTTCGGGATCATCAACCCACCGCATAGCTTTGAGCGTCATAGGCTCGCCGGTGATCTCGGAATGGGCAGCAGCAATTTGGCTGTCGATCGCCTGGATCAGCTTCTGCCGAGCCCGAAGCTCAGGAGAAGTGTTCACATCCGCTTTGGTTTTCTCGGACAGGGTCAGCTTGGAAAGGATTGTCATCGTCAGTCTCCATCGTTGCATCTCCATCGACGGTAGCGGTGACGATCGTGACGTCGACCAGAACCAGACCGAACCTGATGATCAGGCTGGCCGTGGTCCGGTTCAGCCTCAAGCCGCTGTCTGACCTCTCAGATGATCCAGGATCTGGCTTATCCGTTGAATATCGGTAGCCAGCTGCTCCAAGAGCCCTGCCGATATCAGAACCTGTCCGTCTGCAGGAGCACACGGTTGATGCTGGATATGTTGGATCTGTGATGCCTGAGCGGTTGGCGCCGGTTTGGTCTTCTTCCGCTTCCAGGTCTCATTCTGCTGCCTGTCCAGCCATGCAAGCTGTCGGTCGCTCAACTCTCCCAGGGCCTCCCAGCGCTCTTCCACGCTGTCCAGCATCTCAAGCCCGGTGCTGTTGTCTCTGCTTTCGAACTTCTCCCTGACCTGGGCGAAGGCGTCTTCAATTTGGGTGTCTGTCATAAATGTCATTTCGATAAATTCCTTTGATAAATTGGGTATTCAAATCAGCCTGCCGATATGCGGCGGGCTTGGTATGGGGCAGGGCAACGGATCGCAGCTCTACCCCGAAGAACCCTTTGTGGTCCTTGATGGATTTTTTGGGTTCTGGGCTCTTCATTCTTCGGCCTCATCACCTGATCCCGGCTGCCAATACGCGAACCAGCCAGCGGCTTTGTG includes these proteins:
- a CDS encoding DUF6641 family protein, giving the protein MTILSKLTLSEKTKADVNTSPELRARQKLIQAIDSQIAAAHSEITGEPMTLKAMRWVDDPETGQRVRRELPRKVRRWWWKDEAGQLMLDIRYGNRRMELMPKKPTIQVGSMDQLVPTLEQVREAVAAGELDKVIGAAKVRRKRADG